TGCGCCCGACGAGTTCGCCAACCTGTTCCTATGCGAATTTGTCGACGACAGCCTGTCGGCCTTCAAGTTCAACGACCTGATCGCCTGCGGGTGCGACAGCCTGGTCGAATGGACCGATTTCAACATCGAGGCGGCGCGGCCATACGGCAATCGCTCAGTCTGGGCCGGTTACGATCCGCAGGAAAGCGAGGAGGGCGACAACGCCGCCCTTGTCATCGCCGCGCCGCCGCTGGTCGAGGGCGGACAGTTCCGCATCCTTGAGCGCCACCAGCTGCGCGGCCTCGATTTCGAGCAGCAGGTTGAATTCATCAAGGCCGTGCTGTCCCGATACAACTGCACCTATCTGGGCATCGACGCGCAGGGCGTCGGGGCTGGCGTCTATCAGCTGCTCGCCAAACCGGGAGCCATCCCCGGCTGTTCGGTCGTGAAGATCGAATATTCGCTCGATGTCAAAGCCCAGATGATCATGAAGGCGCAGAACGTCATCCGCCGCGCGCGCATCGCGTTCGATGCCGGAATGCTCGACATCGTTTCGGCCTTCGTGTCGATCAAGAAGACGCTGACCACCAGCGGCCGCAACGTCACGTTCAAGGCGGGGCGCGGCGGCAATGACGGCCATGCCGATCTGGCGTGGGCCACCATGCACATCCTGATGAACGAGCCGCTGGACGGCAAGGAAAAGCCCAAAGGGACAATGGAGATTCTATGAGCAAGCGCGCCCGCAAAATGAACCGCCGCGAAAGCCGCGAGGCCGCCGGCGGCGCGATCGTCGCGGCGAACGGCAATCGGTCGCATGTCGAAGCCTTCACCTTCGGCGACCCGGAACCCGTGCTGGATCGGGCGACCGTGCTGGATATGCTGGAATGCTGGCACAACCAGCGCTGGTATGAGCCGCCGCTGTCGCTGGACGGCCTCGCGCGGGCTTATCGCGTCAGCCCGCACCATTCGAGCGCGATCATGCTGAAGCGCAACATGCTGGCCGCCAGCCTCGACCCGACGCCCTACCTGTCGCGCCGCGCCTTCATGGCGGCGGTGCAGGATTATCTGGTGTTCGGCAATTTCTATTTCGAGGTGAAGCACAACCGCCTAGGCGATCCGCTGCGGCTCGATCATGCGCTTGCGAAATATGTGCGGCGCGGGGTGGAGGAGGGCAGCTATTGGTGGGTGCCGGGATATAAGAACGAAGTCGAATTTCCGCGCGGCCGCGTCATTCAGGTGGCGGCTCCTGATGTCAATCAGGAGATTTATGGCCTGCCCGAATATCTATCCGCCCTGCAATCGGCGCTGCTCAATGAAAGCGCGACCCTGTTCCGCCGCCGCTATTATCTGAACGGCAGTCATGCCGGTTTCATCCTCCATGCGACCGGGCAATTCACCGACGGCGACGTGGACGCGATCCGCGAAGCCATGCGGAAGTCCAAGGGACCGGGCAATTTCCGAAACCTGTTCGTCCACCAGCCGGAAGGGAAGGAAGGCGGCATCAAGGTCGTTCCGATCGCGGAGGTCGGCGCGAAGGATGAATTTCTGGGGATCAAGAACACGACGCGGGACGATGTTCTGGCCGCGCACCGGGTGCCGCCCCAGCTGCTGGGCATCATCCCCGCGAATGCAGGCGGCTTCGGCGATCCGGCCAAGGCGCTGGACAGCTTCCACGAACTGGAAATCGAACCGTTGCAGGCCGTCTGTCTCGAAGTGAACGAAAAGCTGGGC
This genomic window from Sphingobium cloacae contains:
- a CDS encoding phage portal protein — protein: MSKRARKMNRRESREAAGGAIVAANGNRSHVEAFTFGDPEPVLDRATVLDMLECWHNQRWYEPPLSLDGLARAYRVSPHHSSAIMLKRNMLAASLDPTPYLSRRAFMAAVQDYLVFGNFYFEVKHNRLGDPLRLDHALAKYVRRGVEEGSYWWVPGYKNEVEFPRGRVIQVAAPDVNQEIYGLPEYLSALQSALLNESATLFRRRYYLNGSHAGFILHATGQFTDGDVDAIREAMRKSKGPGNFRNLFVHQPEGKEGGIKVVPIAEVGAKDEFLGIKNTTRDDVLAAHRVPPQLLGIIPANAGGFGDPAKALDSFHELEIEPLQAVCLEVNEKLGVEAVRFKERVKAAA